The following DNA comes from Bactrocera neohumeralis isolate Rockhampton unplaced genomic scaffold, APGP_CSIRO_Bneo_wtdbg2-racon-allhic-juicebox.fasta_v2 cluster11, whole genome shotgun sequence.
TCAAACGATAAcattaataaaagatatcaatataagtgaatattttatagtgaacatttacctacatattcatATCATTGTATTTtcgttgtattatttaattttgtctctttgctgtgtttgtttcaactatatacatttatgcaaataaaaatattgaatattttgtgagcaactatcaatttattgtcttatttaatattcttgttttgctgtacatatttttaattaagtttttatttaaggaacgaatcctaaaatacattcttGAGAATCTtcaagtcatcatttttttcaattgggtcaGCGGAAACAATTAGATCAACTGACATACGTTGAAAACTTTATTACCATGCGTATAAATAAAAGGAATAAATTCTTAGTTAAGATTATTTATACAATTAGGATAAGAcagtggcgaacgcaggaaaaaaatttggggggggttttaggtaaaaagacactgtttcattattttattcacaaattgaagtctaatcttcttttattttgggccataacatttaaaatctcttcctccgtcacgtctatatctctatggatattcaatagagccattccgttcaggcgtgcttctccagttttatttcttaaatatgttttaagcctgcgaagtgaggaaaacgagcgttcacttgaagcgacagatatagggattgttgctctaatctttaaaaaacgatgcactgttttgaaaatttttgcatcgcaaCAATTCAACGCGTCTAAAAAAGTGTTGGATCTCcttgtttgatttaaccagttcctgaaaatatattcaaaattttagttagagaatataatctgaagaaaagatttttaaccttttccacattctaaattcagcaacGAAATCATCGGGCTCTTCTACATCAGCGGaccattgcttttctaaaacacgAACAGTCTCCTGCATCTCAATAACGTCCAGATTTAcgcatttatttggcaaaatgttttcaattttggaaagcagctctcgatgttttaaaattcgttcattgatttggtccaaaaaatgatctaaaaacggtatataaattgatctgaggtaatattcttccggttcgccttcataattgtcgcgattagtttgccgtttcgccaaacgcggaattttgatttctaaatctaattctgcggctattgttttaactgattcaaaaattattttaaacgattgttcagaatccttacgcatttcactaatttcagcatacaaattatttgcataagcaaCGCAGCTGCTCAAATCACAGTCTATTTGCTGCAAACATAGGCTTATGTGTtttgataatgcaaaaattggctttacTATCGCCATAGCAATCACAAATTGAGGTGATTGGATTACAGTAAACAAAGCATGTGGCTTTGATAAATCACTTCTTATATTTTCAGTATCAAGCTCTTCCAACGCAGTACAGATCAATGGGAATAAAtcgttaaataaagaaagagattCTTAATGCTCCACCCAACGTGTTTCGCACTTGCTTTGAGTTTGGAAAGGATTCAAGAATaagatttttgagcagtgtgCCTGCTTTAGTTGACATCCGAAAAAGATTTACGGTCTCTTTCATGGAACCAATACAATTTCTTATAGCAGGTATTTTGCAAGTCGTTGCGATGGCAAAATTTAAGCTGTGATTAGCACAGTGCACATAAAGAGCCGCTGGATATAAATTTTGGATGACACTAGCACAACCTTTGACATGTCCACTCATCGACCGCGCTCCGTCATAACCtttagaaagaaaaaagtataatttaattGTCCCAAAAATAGAAGAGTTGAAAACTCACCTTGACCCCTTATGTGTGCAAAACTAAgtttaagttcttttaatttatcaatTAGCACATTCGCAAGACCGCTGCCAGTTGTATCCTCAACAggaacaaaacataaaaagtcCTCTCTCAGTTTTTCCTCATTCTCAAAACGATCAACATACCgtatacaaattgaaaattgctCAATGCCACTAACATCCGTGGTTTCATCAGCAATTATTGCAAAGCATTGAGATTTATTAATAcggttaataatttttttttgtattatttgtcctgctatttcaataatttcaatcCAACTGAAATAATTAGCATTACGTGCTGCAGTTTgaacatgtttttttaaattttcgtcgCCACTATCTATTGCTAAACGCAAAAGAGCCCTGAAGTTCCCGTCGTTTTCAGCAGGCATTTCTCATGAAAGATTTCCTTCGTCACGATGGCCTCTTAACGCAAGCCCTTGCCTCCCGCAGACAAGCAAAACACGGATTATAGGATGTAATTTTGCTCGATTTTCAAGCTGTTGCTTTTTGCGGCCATGATCAATTTCTGTTAATatattgtttcttttattttcaaaaatctgcTTGAAATTGGCTGCGTCTTCCACTGCTCTGCGGTGATAATCCTTCTGCTGATGTTCTTTGCATTTCTCAAGTGCTTTCttccaaattttaaaagcaGTTTGAACAAAAGCATTTGCCTTTTGGTGACTACCATTTCCAACGTTTTTCCAAAATGGCTGAAGTCTTTTCCATGGCTAGTATATTCGCCTAGCCAAGATGGTGCCTACTGTCTATATTGCGTTGGTTCCATTGTTGATGTAGAAGCAGATCCACTGCAAATTGATAATGACGGGTCTGAAGATGAAGAGGAAACTGAGGAAATGCTAAAAACACCGTCACTTGCAGATCGTCTGTATTGCATTCACAGCCTCAGAGCCCACTTCctgccaaaaaaataaatacattgctGAATTAGAAAGCATGGAAGAAGACATTCTGATGATAATGAGATGTCTTTCCAatctaaaataacaatttttttttttaatgtaattttttaagactttgttttttaaaaaatgtaattttttaagacttcgttctgtgcaaaattttttcaagcatGGGCGACAAAGATCTCATTTGTTccttacatttttatgttttgttttttatatgaattttacttttgttttttttctgttcaCTATGTAGTGATGAATACATATactaaattacttttaaaaagtatataataaatatttacatactcgTAGCTTAAAAAAGTGGTTGTTTCATATGTGCACTTTTCAGCTTCAAAAGGTACATAAAGCGGGATTTTCATATAAGCCCTAAAAGTGCTATTATCCGGGGTTTTTATATAGTGTTTCAATTTTGAGCATTTCGCTCGGCTCTTATATCCGAAAAatactgtatatataaaaatgaaacccgttttccgttgtcacggcatcacgcgtgaatggctggaccgatttcacaaattttttttgttgtatttgttattattaggagaaggttctaatgtaaaaaaaattacgaaagttgccggaaaacgccTAAAACcagtccttttctttttcccatacaaacgttttattttgtatacacatatgtatgtaagtaaaaatgaatgttcgtttgttagtaacgctaagtcTCGAGAACGGcgaaaccaatcttcatgaaattttcagaagttgttcactgtggatctggaaaggttcagaaataaaaaagaacttttcataagaaaaagtcgaaaaattggaaatttccaaaaattgactgttttcatacaattattgtttctattgtttttcaatattttgattgtaaattatttgaatcgttgaatttcggtcgcttgctcttTTATTCCgactatttaaaaacaaattttgaaaatattcagtgaaacctttatgtgtgtttcaaacgaagtgatcaattacagattgaaatttgttacgaagccgcGAAGAGGtcccgctaatatcggtcggtgttctttttgccatcaacgccaaggcacatgaacgagtactcccaggatgcgatgacatacgtgtggaattatggatcggggtcaatcagcaagcgatcgtcacgttgtcacagcacgacttttcaaacaacagtcggtttgtatgtctaacaataaatgcacgatGCAAGCAACATGACGGTTATTGGTCATggacgatacggtcgatacgtgaactgcattaaagcgctttgtaggatatttacttttgcaattcatgaacgttttccgactgttgtgcgtctcgcagttaatttgacGAATgtccaaagagtgtatttcagcccaaagaatacagtacagccagtggaaacaccgccagcaaaaaaattaacattgacgagttttttctcaactttcgtcagagatccgtttgcgagaacattgctctattcggaaataccctgatattatacatggaatgcatcgtcgaagaaatagttgcgcagaaagcaacgccaaccagtagattgacattaAGGTGTGTtttcaactaatgcattaggacgaatttacacaatccacccgaaaaaacGCTTCTACCTTTGGTTGCTATTGACTAacgtacgcggttcaacttcatttgcgTAGTgtaaatggtacggtgtgtgcaattttttaagaataaagtcagcaattacaattgctggaacatgataatcactggaatgataCGATGGACGATGCCATAGCTACTtcgaatgcaaatgaagttcgcacacttttcgcgataatcatttcgacatatcagccttcaaatccgcgtcaattatgggatacgaacaaaaatgacattgccgaaaacattttacatcgccttcgttaaaaattggaaatggtacaatttcggttgatacttccggtgcttcgatatcaattccatcttccctttatcaattcacgaaagatgaactcatcacaaatgttcggacattggccaaattatcgtacctacgattccttaagtgcacgcgcaatgttagctgccaaaaataccgatgttgttgacttaaactggaagattcaaagtcaaattccgggagacttgcgctgatacaaatcgatcgatcgtcttgacaatgaagacgacgccgtgaattatccagtggtatttttaaactctttgtacaggcttggtatgccaccgcatcatttgcgtctcaaagtaggatcggtcgttattatgtttcgaaATCATCATGgcccgaaactgtgtaatggaacccgactgattgtgacgcacctatcgaatacaaggggttcctttgagttctaacgatctcccatttcagttcaaacgtatttcgtttccagtgaaaattgcatttaagatgacaatcaacaggacctaAAGATAGTGtaaggcataaatttggaaatgctatgtttttcacacggccgtggcgtgctcacgagttggaaaaccatattttctgtacaccaaaaaatgttgaaaaaaagaaacaaaaattaaatggtacatttaactttcttttcatttcaaaacacataatttgacgcaggctgcggggtcagctagtattttgataattaccggTTAGAAATAAGTAATTCCCTTCCAAATGTGGGGTGTTGTCGACATCAACATTTCCTTCATCTGTAATCAGTTCTTCGTTGTGACCAAGTATATAGGAACGCAGCCTATACTTGAACTCCTTCCTGTCAGGGTAATCGTGAAGACCGCCTTTTAACCTTATTACggcaaacaaattttcttaaacgTCCTGGTTTAAACGAGACTCCATGCCTTTCttcattagcctctgcaggaGTTAATCTGGTTAACGTGAGAAAAGCGCTAGGTAGCAACTTCGTTAGCCTCCGAGAACTTAAACCTGCAAgagtgtttggttataaaagtaaaattattgtgatcaaaatgctataattacccattttaaattgcaaatttctttcgaaGGCTTCTGGCGCGAAGTGCACAAAAATTAATCCACTGTTTTAGTACTGTTTTCTCCTAAGagaaatggaaaaatctccATTTCGTAGCACTAtctttaatattgttattattgcatcCGAACACTGCGcaactcattttaaaaaatataaaatttcacaattaatacTACACGCGAAAATACAATTCGAATTCACGTTCAAAGgcgcgggcgaataataagtcaaccgAGATGTCAGCAAGAATagctgactgaaagcaaacatgcgcattgcgtaatctctttctctatcattcttggttttttataacattttccattatggccagaatGAACAAAATAGTAATTTgtgggcatttaaattgaaacacccaacatttagtacgaaaaaaaattactatataatgGTTTCATCACATCACTTCACATCACAAAATGGCGTTAACcgaaaaacctataaagtgtcataactaagccataaataaagatattaaagtgagaattgggcacaaaggatcgcattagggaggggcatatttggacgtaatttttttttggaaaagtgggcgtggccccgccccctactatgttttttgtttatatgtcggaaactactatagatatgtcaaccaaactctatagagtcgttcccttcaggcatttccatacacagttgaaaaatggaagaaatcggataataaccacgcccatctcccatacaaaggttatgttgaaaatcactaaaagtgcgttaaccgactaacaaaaatcgacagaaacactaaattttacgaaacgaatggcaaaaggaagctgcacctaggcttttttttaaaattgaaaatgggggtggcgtcgcccacttatggaccaaaaaccatatctcaggaactacttaaccgatttccatgaaattcggtacattatattttcttaacaccctgatgacatgtacgaaatacgggtgaaatcggttcacaaccgcgccttcttccaatataacgctattttgtattctatctgatgccttctctttataatatatacattaggaaattaatatacaattcaatactcaaagtacactaattgatctaatctaattaattttacagaaaaaaaataaaaaaatatgtaaattattatcattttatcatgcgagagtatataatgttcggtgacacccgaacttagcccttccttacttgtttctagttacagcttgcacggactgacggatggacacacacacagacaaccggatttcgattagttttaggtgatacgtacaaccgttaggtgaacaaaactataatactctgtagcaactagCTGTAAGACTATAACTAGTAAAATCGCgctaaatcaataactaaatacgcctgagacattaaattttagcaCAGAGATGTTATGGTGGCGCCTTATGTTAGCTAtagtggcaccgcccactttttggggAAATCCCATATCTTGGGACCCGACTAAccgaattcgaaaaaatttgcaagtggcatttttttatattcttatgtcACGTTGTGACAATGATTGAAATCGGACAATAGCCACGCCTTCTTCCCGTAtagctcaattttaaattacacttGATTCTTATATTTCCCAGTACACAAACCAAGAAGttattaatataacgggattaaactttgcacgaatttgcccttagtgtatgccacctaTGACCAACAaatgttcaaatccaacaaaaactgttcacgcCCCTTGGTAcggaatatgtggaccccagtttctacagttgacttttgatctaaaatatcggtcaatgagttagatgtataattgaaattcagggttAATCCTTGTCTAACAATGGTATGTCTGAATgacaaaaatgagttgaatcggaccaatacttcccttagacttcatatacctaatataaatataatcgagcttccgggtgactttgtacccatatatcggccaatatgtaagttatctcaatgaaaatgagcttgcatattttgctcataacagtgtatctttttgcctaaaataaaaaaaatttaagcgaaaacttgtcctagcccccatataactaatatctggattttcgaacatcgggctgactttactctatatgattagttttttagtaagTGCATGTAATAGTATATGGTATTGGAAAATATAGATTAAATCTGGTCGATATTACCCCAACTTCCATGTACTATATTTAATGGTTGTCGTTTTtcaaacaaaccttatgtgtctgtcagtagatgagatatatatagtatatgaatatataaaattgcttggatttcgatcctcaggttgacattttacaccaCAAAATATTCCCTGGCTTTGGTTCtcgtaagttgcaagagtataatatgttcagttgcacccgaacttagcccttccttacttgtttgct
Coding sequences within:
- the LOC126765871 gene encoding 52 kDa repressor of the inhibitor of the protein kinase-like encodes the protein MPAENDGNFRALLRLAIDSGDENLKKHVQTAALIQKKIINRINKSQCFAIIADETTDVSGIEQFSICIRYVDRFENEEKLREDFLCFVPVEDTTGSGLANVLIDKLKELKLSFAHIRGQGYDGARSMSGHVKGCASVIQNLYPAALYVHCANHSLNFAIATTCKIPAIRNCIGSMKETVNLFRMSTKAGTLLKNLILESFPNSKQVRNTLGGALRISFFI
- the LOC126765730 gene encoding 52 kDa repressor of the inhibitor of the protein kinase-like; this encodes MAIVKPIFALSKHISLCLQQIDCDLSSCVAYANNLYAEISEMRKDSEQSFKIIFESVKTIAAELDLEIKIPRLAKRQTNRDNYEGEPEEYYLRSIYIPFLDHFLDQINERILKHRELLSKIENILPNKCVNLDVIEMQETVRVLEKQWSADVEEPDDFVAEFRMWKRNWLNQTRRSNTFLDALNCCDAKIFKTVHRFLKIRATIPISVASSERSFSSLRRLKTYLRNKTGEARLNGMALLNIHRDIDVTEEEILNVMAQNKRRLDFNL